A stretch of DNA from Desulfotomaculum sp.:
TAAAAGAAAAGCTGGAGATATTTATAAGCAATCACATAATCGCAGTAATTTTGGGTGTCGTTGAAGGCATAACGGAGTTCTTGCCTATTTCTTCAACCGGGCACCTTTTACTTGTAAACAGGCTGGTTGGATTTACCGGTAGTTTTGCCAATATGTTTGACGTAATTATCCAGCTTGGAGCTATTCTATCGGTCGTCGTATATTTTTGGCATCGAATAAACCCGTTTAGCAGCAGAAAGACGGATAAGGAAAAAAAACAGACCTGGGATCTGTGGAGAAC
This window harbors:
- a CDS encoding undecaprenyl-diphosphatase, encoding MFISNHIIAVILGVVEGITEFLPISSTGHLLLVNRLVGFTGSFANMFDVIIQLGAILSVVVYFWHRINPFSSRKTDKEKKQTWDLWRT